In Fragaria vesca subsp. vesca unplaced genomic scaffold, FraVesHawaii_1.0 scf0513160_u, whole genome shotgun sequence, a single window of DNA contains:
- the LOC101314052 gene encoding uncharacterized protein LOC101314052 isoform 2 produces MMRRQQQHHHQDQQSRVFYELSTLVLSLLRSPPTPIQFSDQSAAVASMNSGSQQPMMTMTGSSSRRVAAPAAQISPAGFASLMLGISMALMLCGSVTFFIGFLLMPWVLGLVMVFYVAGVVSTLSVLGKSILCYASPPPPTSPRKEIPAWKL; encoded by the coding sequence atgATGAGAaggcagcagcagcatcatcatcaagatcAACAATCGAGGGTGTTCTACGAGCTTTCCACTCTCGTCCTCAGCCTCCTCCGATCCCCGCCCACGCCGATTCAGTTTTCCGATCAGTCTGCGGCGGTTGCGTCCATGAATTCTGGTTCACAGCAGCCGATGATGACGATGACCGGCTCTTCGTCTAGGAGGGTGGCGGCTCCGGCGGCGCAGATCTCGCCGGCGGGGTTCGCGTCGCTGATGCTTGGGATTTCGATGGCGCTGATGCTGTGTGGATCGGTGACGTTCTTTATTGGGTTCTTGCTGATGCCGTGGGTGTTGGGGTTGGTTATGGTGTTTTATGTGGCCGGAGTTGTGTCTACTCTATCTGTTCTGGGGAAGTCGATTCTTTGTTACGCCTCGCCACCGCCGCCGACGTCCCCGCGGAAGGAGATACCCG